The window AGCGCGGTCTTCGGCTCGCTCCCGGTCGTCGTTCCGATGGTCATGAACAGCGCCTTGTCCGTCGCGGGGCGAGGTTGGAGTCCGTCTGGTGCCTATTGAAGCGCCCGACGGACTCCAAGTTCTTTGTTCTCCGTGTGATTCGCGATTCAAGCGGTTCCGCTTGAATCGGTCACACTTCAGCGATGGTCGTCCCCGTTTGCCGCCAGGCGCATGTCGGCCTCGACCATTTCCCGCACCAGATCGCGGAAGGCGGTGGTGTGGGTCCAGCCCAGCTTGGCGCGTGCCTTGCTGGGATCGCCCAGCAGCAGGTCGACCTCGGTCGGGCGGAAATAGCGCGGGTCGATGCGGACCACCACCTTGCCGGTCTTCTTGCAGACGCCTTCCTCGTCGACGCCCTCGCCGCGCCATTCGATCCCGCGGCCGACATGGCCGAAGGCCAGCTCGACGAACTCGCGCACGCTGTGGGTCTCGCCGGTCGCCAGCACGTAATCGTCGGCCTCGTCCTGCTGCAGGATGCGCCACATGCCCTCGACATAGTCCCGCGCATGGCCCCAGTCGCGCTTGGCGTCCAGGTTGCCGAGATACAGGCAGTCCTGGCGGCCATGCTCGATCGCCGCCACCGCGCGGGTGATCTTGCGGGTGACGAAGGTCTCGCCGCGGGTCGGGCCCTCATGGTTGAACAGGATGCCGTTGCTGGCGTGCATGCCGTAGGCCTCGCGGTAGTTCACCGTGATCCAGTAGGCGTACAGCTTGGCGGCGGCATAGGGGCTGCGCGGGTAGAAGGGCGTGGTCTCCCGCTGCGGCGTCTCCTGCACCTTGCCGTACAGCTCGGAGGTGGAGGCCTGATAGAAGCGCGCGGTCTTCTCCATCCCCAGGATGCGGATCGCCTCCAGCAGGCGCAGAGTGCCGATGCCGTCGGCGTTGGCGGTGTATTCC is drawn from Azospirillum lipoferum 4B and contains these coding sequences:
- the gmd gene encoding GDP-mannose 4,6-dehydratase, with product MRKVALITGATGQDGAYLAELLLGKGYVVHGVKRRSSSFNTGRVEHLYRDPHEEDVRFFMHYGDLTDSTNLIRLVQQIQPTEIYNLAAQSHVHVSFETPEYTANADGIGTLRLLEAIRILGMEKTARFYQASTSELYGKVQETPQRETTPFYPRSPYAAAKLYAYWITVNYREAYGMHASNGILFNHEGPTRGETFVTRKITRAVAAIEHGRQDCLYLGNLDAKRDWGHARDYVEGMWRILQQDEADDYVLATGETHSVREFVELAFGHVGRGIEWRGEGVDEEGVCKKTGKVVVRIDPRYFRPTEVDLLLGDPSKARAKLGWTHTTAFRDLVREMVEADMRLAANGDDHR